In Bifidobacterium scardovii JCM 12489 = DSM 13734, the genomic stretch CGTGCGCCAGCCCATGCTCGATCTGGGCCGTGCCGCCGTATCCGTGCTGGCGCAGCGAATCGAGAATCCCACGGCCCCACCCATCGCCATCGAGCTGCCGGTCACCGTGCTGCTGCGCGAAAGCTGCGAAGGCGATATGGCGTCAGAGACCCGGGAATAGTCCAGCAATGCCGAGTTGTCGGTGCGCCGGCTCGTAGTGAAACCGGTTGTTTTTGCCCATAACGCCAGATTGTAACGTTCAAAACGCCGTTCGCAACGGGTACTCGCACCGACAACTCGGCTTTTGCCGCATCGAGGTGCGAAATCACTGCATTCGGGCGGGAAGCCGCATGGAATATGCGCCTGACGAGTACAGTAGATATTCGGAGCAAAGGGCGCCCCTGCGATGTCCCATATCCCCAACATGGCGCCCGCAGAAGGATCGAACATGCAGTACATTGACCAGACCATCACCGGTATCGACGGCAGCGAGGCCCGATTCATCGGATATGCGATCGACAACAGCGATGAAGTCGACCCGAATCGTCACCGGCCGACCGTGCTGGTGATCCCCGGAGGGGGCTATGTGATGACCTCCGACCGCGAGGCCGAGCCGATCGCGCTCAAATTCGTGGGCGCCGGGTACAACGCGTTCATCCTGCGCTACTCGTGCCAGCCGAGCCGGTACCCGACCGCCCTGCTGGAAGCCGCCGAGGCCATGCGGCTGATCCGCGCGCATGCCGACGCATGGCATGTGGACCCGGACCGGATCGCCGTGAGCGGGTTCTCGGCCGGCGGCCATCTGGCCGCCAACCTCGCCACGACGGCAGGGGACGATACCCTGCGCGAGCACGGTTACGACCCGGATGCGGTACGCCCGAATGCCCTGATGCTCTCCTACCCGGTCATCACCTCCGGCCCGTTCGCTCACCGCGGCAGCTTCGACGCGGTGCTTGGCCCCGACCGTTCCGGTGATCCGGCTTGGCTGGACGCCCTGTCGATCGAAAAGCACATCGACGGGAAGACCCCGCCCGTCTTCGCCTGGCATACGGTGACGGACCAAGCCGTGCCGGTGGAGAACACCCTGATGCTCATCCAGGCGTGCAAGGCCGCCGGGGTGCCCATCGAGGCGCATCTGTTCCCCGAGGGCGCCCACGGTCTCGCGCTCGGCACCGTGGAAACCGCTTGGGAGGGCAAGGTGGCCAACACCGTCGAGTGCATCCAGGTATGGCCGCGGCTGGCGCTCGACTGGCTTCGACGCACCCTCGCGTAAGACGCGAACG encodes the following:
- a CDS encoding alpha/beta hydrolase translates to MQYIDQTITGIDGSEARFIGYAIDNSDEVDPNRHRPTVLVIPGGGYVMTSDREAEPIALKFVGAGYNAFILRYSCQPSRYPTALLEAAEAMRLIRAHADAWHVDPDRIAVSGFSAGGHLAANLATTAGDDTLREHGYDPDAVRPNALMLSYPVITSGPFAHRGSFDAVLGPDRSGDPAWLDALSIEKHIDGKTPPVFAWHTVTDQAVPVENTLMLIQACKAAGVPIEAHLFPEGAHGLALGTVETAWEGKVANTVECIQVWPRLALDWLRRTLA